The nucleotide window AACCAACAACAAACCAGCCAGTGGAATGAAGTTCAGCAACGAATTCACTGAAGGCGAAGTTTCCGGAAAAACGAGTTTCCAGTTGTCGtttttgttacatttttttttttttttttttactatattTCCATTGGCATTAGCTCCTTTTCTAGGTGGGGTCACAAGATTCTTGATCCATGGAAATCGTGATGCTTCTTCGAATCGGTTTCTGAACCAAAAACCGAACCGAAACCAAATTTTTACCTTGTTCGGAACAATCTGGTAGTCTAAGAATCTAAGTCAATTTAAGTTGTCCGCAATATcgataattttcttttatagaaTGCAAAATAGAagacaaaattttaaaaagatgaaACTTGAGAATTAAAATTGGACATCTGTAGAAACACCCTGAAACACATAATAGCGTATTGTGACACGCAACTTGCTAGCAATTTTAAAATCACGTGAGCTGTCGTTCTCTTTACCTGAACAAGGTCTAACTGTAAACAAGTCGAGCAAGATAGAACAAGTACTTTTCGACGAAAGATCAACGTTTCTCTTCTGTTTCTGTGAGATATACGTAGACTTTAACAAACAATTTTACATGCTCAATCTCAATCAATTCGACGCGTAATGCCGATGGCCACATCTACAAATTTCTCTAAATATCCATGTGAAATTAACTACTTGAACCTTTTTTAAGAGAAGCGAAGTTTTTCGCATTATTCCTGGTTCCTTAACTGCGAATTTGTCACGTGCCAATTTACAAACAATGCTTGCCAATTTTTTCTCCTTAGAAATAGCAAAGCCGGAttcttaaaataaaattttactaCCCGAAGCGCCTTGCACTAGTGtcaattttaaagaaaaaattgtcaCGAAAATTACGCTATCGTTGGGGTCGCTGAGGTCGTCGGTACTACGGTATTCCGTGCGTCATTCTGAACGCAATGACCTGACAATATtcctgtttttaaaaaattgaaaaaaaaaatttagaaaataattAATCGTAATTTCAAGACACTTAAAGGTGGCGACATTTAGTACGGTTGGTAAAATGTGCCACTATATGTCAGTGGGTGACAGAAAAGGGATGAAAATGATTTAATCAAATGGCCGAAAAATGTGTAGAACACTAGGTGGCAGCTCGTACACTCTTCTCGCCTTTAACCGCTAAACAAGATCATGTCGTCGAATTCTCTTTGACCAGTCCAGTACCTCAAAATTTTGCAGGCTAAGCTGGATCAAAATTGCGATTACATCTACGCGTTAATGAACACTGAATATGGCGATCGGATGAATCAATTTTACGCAGATATCTCATTACTGCTGTAAGAAGATATGCTTAAACAAGCCGATGCCGTAGCCTTGACATTCCTCAGAAGCAATGGAGCCACAATAAAGTAATGAATtttcaaagttaaaaaaaaaaagacgtttgGCTGTGAACAATTTCCTAGGTCTGAAGCATTTAGATTTAAGCCTATCATTAGCAAAGTATAAGTACGAATGTACTCGTGGCTCTCTTACATGGTCATAAACGTGGACAtccacataaaaaaaaacaatagacTAACCGGACTAACTATAAAAAAGTGAATTCAACTGAATCCAAGGCTGGATTTCCTGTCATAagaattttttctctctctaccCACCCTCTCCCTTTTTCCCGCTAGACCACGTCAGGAGGtataggggaaaaaaagaagggggaatCGTACGATGCCCGTCCAACCAATAAGAAGTCTGCGCATTAGGCAATCGATAGTTAAGTTTTCACAAATAATGTTTAGTTtaacgaagaaaaaatgaCCAAAATTAACTGATAATAGAAAAATCAAGCGTAGCAGCATGCATTGTACTTTAGCGAGCTTTGAATCCTTCGTAAATAGTATTTTACTAGATGTGAATCGATATTTGAAGAGAACCTACTAATCGATAAGACCTTGTACTATGGTTACGACTAGTTGCCACTTACGAGAACGGGGAAAGAAGGGCAAAATGGGCGGGACTAAGGGAGGGTCCCGGCAAAATGTTTAAGGGTGTAATAAATCTGCCGCGTGGCTTGTAGTTTCATTCGCCGGTTATCTACGTCCGCTTCTGGTCGTCTTACTTCCTTCAGCTCTTCCAAGCAAACTCAAAAGAAACCAATCATCATGGCATCTTTCCTGAACAAGAAATACAAGCTCGTCTCTTCCGATAAATTCGACGAATACATGCAAGAATTGAGTAAGTTACAGactttattaatttttaaaatgtccaCTTTAACTTGCTTTAAGAGTCGGTATGATCCTGCGTCATGTTTCTTCATATTCTGGTTTCTTTAGCCGATTTTAATTTTGATCTACAGCTACGTGAAATTCATCATAATTTATTTGTTAACTTGGAGGCATTGTTGGTTCGTGCCAACTATTCTCGTACAGATGTAGTCTCGTTGGCATTTGTGAGAGATTGgttgtgtttaaaaaatgctGACGTTCACGTTGGCGTCTTGACTGTTTCCCGTCTGGTTGATGTGAGGCCTGGCTTGACATTTAGCCAGAAACACCTACCTCTTGGccaaatttatattttttcctatttatttTAGAATCCTTATTCTAGTGCCCAATCATATTATTCTGTCTGAAGGTGGATGTCTGACGCTGCAGagtacaaaaaaagaataattatttttttaaatgtagaaaTTGGTTTCGTGATGCGCAAGCTGGGAAACAGTGCGACACCGGTAGTAGAATTGACCTGCGAAGGAGATGTATACACCTTCACCACCACCACGATGCTCAAAACTACCACCATCAAATTTAAACTTGGCGAAGAATTTGAGGAGGAACGAGGTGACGGAGCCAAAGTCAAGTCTATCATTACATTGGATGGAAACAAGATGACGCACGTGATGAAAGGTGAACCCGAATCTACCATCACCCGAGAATTCAACGGCGATGAACTGAAAGCCGTAagtgttttctcttttaaaagTTGCTAGCATTTGAGTACATTATTTTTCGCCAACAGGTGTTGACCGTCAATGATGTGGTTTGCACGCGTATCTACAAAGCTGAATAGAATGAATTAATTGTTCATGGAAAAGCTTTCAGTTAATTCCTATTACTCTTAAAATGCAAACTAAATATAAACATGAGATCTGTTTCTTGCCAGTTACATTATTTTTGAATCTTTTCATTGCTTTATCATcatttgatgttgttttgttctagtATGCTTAAATACAGAAAACCATTCAAAACTGTACCCAGTCAAATGTTTTATTGAAGACCAAATTCTTTTCCATAACCCTGGGGGTAGAACATTCCAAATAGAAAATTGTACTAAAGTAATACACATATTTGGGTCTAAAAAATTACCCATGGTTTTTTAAAGTCTCGTAGCAGCAAATAGACATTTGAGAGAAGACcattttagaaaatatttaaGCCTAAGCAAAAAATTTATCTACTAAGTAGCACAATAATGCCCTGCGTAGACTAACTCCAAACATCAGCTGAGTAACGGCGCTGAGTTTCTAACTTTTTGACGAAGGCATGAGCTTCGCTGGACGACAATTTCCCAAATTTACTGCAAATATCAACAATGATATCATGCACATCACGTGCCATATTTCGCGCGTCCCTGAGTTAGCCGACAAACACCAGGATTAGATATTGACGTAAAGTAATTCAATCAAGTTGACTTACCCGCACACGTAGATGTGGCCGCTTTCCTCGCTTATGATGCGCCATATGTACTCTCCTTGTTCTTTGAGCAAGTGCGTAACGTAGACTTTCTTCTCGGGCTGTTCTCGAGAGAAGGCAGTATGTAGCTGTTattgtgaaataaaaaattaaaaaaaatagataaatacACATCTATACATGAATATTTGTAATCGCTTCATTCCAatattaactaaaaaaaatatatatatattttaccGTGAGTAGGCCTTCTTGGATACTCTCGTCAAACTCTTCCTCATAAAGGAAGTCTTCCGTTTTTTTGCGACAGCCAAAGAACAGAACAGTGTCACCTACCGGCTTGCCTTTACAATTGATGTTAGAAAGTTACTAATTGCACACACTGTCCGCAGTCAAAAAAGTTCAAATGGTACCTTCTCGTTTCACTTTGAGACGCTCCTGGACGAATCCACGGAAAGGAGCCACTCCTGTTCCTGGACCAACCATGATAATTGGAGTTTGATGGCGGGCTGGTAATCTGTTGAATAACAAGAAGATATGACGATGAAGTAATGGGGTTTCACAAGTTGTAAGAAATGAAAACCAAATACCGGAATTGTGACTTGCGAATGAATATGGGAACCTGATGGGGTGGCTGGTCCGGTTGGGGCTTTTTGGATGCGAGCCAAGTGGTGGCTACTCCTTTATTGATTCGTCCGGTTGGGGTTGCATACTTCAAGAGCACGGCTGTTATATGGACGGTCTCCGGATGTAACTAATTGAATTCGAACTCAATCAAGTAAGCCGGGAAACAGTGTTAGAAAATAATAGAACTAAATTGGGTacttttgaagaagaagagatggaATAGTAGCGTGATTGCAGGCGGGTCAATAACTCGCAAACGAGATCTAATGATGGTTTACACGATGGCAAATCTTCCAAGATGTGCAACAGACTGCGATTATCTTGCAGTACCCATTGCTGATAAAGTTCCTTGCCCTCTAGACTGGAGCTTGCCATcattaataatttttgcttttcctGTATAATTAAGAACCGTGTcggcaaaattaaaaatagattGTGAGCATCATGAGTTAAAATCAGACCTCAAAATTGGTAGTGTGTTCAGCAAGTTCTTTCAAAACGTGCGTTCGAGGATTGGAGGTAATGTCGAGATAATGGGAGAGAGCCGTTCTGTATGTGCAAGGGCAAGGAAACGGATGCTTCTTAGTCGACTGATCTACAGAGAAATAAAGGGAAAGTGATATTAgggaatttattttattttattttttttggacTTTGCTACTGCAGCTAAATTTACCGTCAATGTTGACCAGCGATATTTGAGTATCTAAATCTACCGACAGTAACTCGCCGAAACGATTGACTAAGGCTGGATCGTTCACCGGATACACGGCCACATGATCACCTATTGAGGAAACTCTAGATCAATAAGGCGTTCATTCAAATATTCTTAGCAATAAATACCCGAATCGTATCTCAACTTGGAATTAGAGATATCAAGCTCGATGTGCATGCAACTGCGATCACCTCCTTTGTGCAATTCTCGCCAGGCAGTTACTTGAGCAAGGAATGGGTTTTTGGCATCAAAAGGCCTTtggttaaaaagaaaaaacgaattagtaaaaattaaattggattaaattaaaaagtggCTCAAGGAATAGCCAGAAAATGCGAAATTATTACGGTCGCTGTGTCTGATAAGAACGAAGTCGGGCAATTTCACCGGTAAATAGCTTTTCTGAGGGGACATCAGGTATTTCAAGACGATACTGTCGCATGGAAATTTCTTGCAAATTCATTTCCAAACCAAAAAAGTCTAAAACGGCTGGCCACAGAGTATCCTTCCATGTTAGAAAGTCTTCCTCCATGCTAGgcatttcaaataaaaattaaatagacATACATTGAGAAAGATTTATGCTAGCTTATTGAATTACTTTCCGTCGTCATCGCCTACACCAGCTTCCACTACTCTTGTTGCACCCAACTCTTCCAGTCGTTTGTCAAAAAACTTGCCCATTGAATTGAAATGTTCATAGGTCTTGTTTCCGAGACCAAAGACCTGTAAGAAGAGAAGGAAATTAGGACACTATACCATTATAGATATACTATTTTGGGGTAGTGAATCATACAGCATAGTTAACACCGGTCAGGTCCGGTTCTTCAGACTTTAGCCATTCGTAGAAGGCGCTTGCATTATCGGTGGGATCACCTTCACCGTATGTCGCCATGCAAAATATAACCAAAGAATTATTGATTTCACTTAACTTGGAAAGCTCTTCctgaaatcaaagaaaaataactataaaaataaacagatcATAATTGCAAAGCAATTATGGAATACCATTTCACACTCTTCTGGATCAGCTGGGTATAATGCTTTCATGCCGTACCTGGCAGCTTCTTTCACAAGGCGTAGGGCAAATTCCTCAGCTGTCCCAGTCTGACTACCATAGAAAACTACAATGTTTTTCCCGGAGGCTTTCATTTTTGCAATGAAACTGCTGTCATTGGCTTTTGGAGCTACCAAGGTAGGCctttgaaatgaaaacataaaaaattttgtgaaatatcACAACTACTAAGCAACTTACTGCATTGTGTAGCCTTTAGTTGGTGGTGACTGGGGCTTTGAGCTGTTCCGAAAGTAAACCCAATAAATTCCAAACCCAGCCATGCCAGCCAAAAGAACAATGTCTAGAACACCAAACATTGGGGCAGAAGCTGCGGCCATTGCTGCTGCATCACctgttgctgctgctactTCATCCATTATGGTTTGATCTGTAATGGGATGtttatataaatttttaatatgGTTCTTCTTCCCAAGTCATAGAAATTGAAGGTGTATAACACTGTGGACACATCATACCCATGCTTCATTAAAGCCACAGTTGATTAAAACCACAAGGACACCATTTTAATACACAGATCATAGGAGCAAGCTCACAGATAGCACAAACCTGATGAAGAATATCAACAGGTGGTGATTGCGGGAGAATACAGAAGGAAAGCTATGGCGTTATGCAACGAGTTGGCTCATTAATGATTTACAACAGTGAGACCAAACGAAATTATTCGTTCAAATTTACTCACAAACGAATGAAGTATCGACTAAGTATACACATCCACCGAATACAGAAACTAGTGTTAAACTACTCCTGTTTAACGGTATTCGTTCGGCGAGATAACCCCACAGCACTGTCAAATCACACAGCCATACTTTTCGACCTGCCCAAGGTCAACAAACAGACAAGAAAGACTTGACGCACGTAAACGGCACTCTACAGTCTACAGTCTACACTAATGTAGTCCGGAGTAAGCACTGCCCCCTGGAATCGATTATCTTGGGACCATCTGTTGGCATTCTAATTCAATGCTTTTTAATTGAGAAAGTTTTATATAATGatgatattaaaaaaataaggcaaagcaaaaaaaaaaaaaaaagcaaaaaaaactttaaacgTGACAAGTAGCCTAATTGATGAAACCAATTTGTTGGAGAAATATTGACTTAAGGTAGGCTGAAACGAACATTTTATCGGGGGTTAATTGGTTGCAACATTAACAACCTACTTGTAGATTGGACTTATCTGAAGTGGACGATAACGGAAGGATAACAATTGTTTACCAACCAAATACAGATACTTTGAAAAAGTTAGCTGCCCAATGTCCTTACTCCGCCATTCCATTTAACCGGTATTCCTCATACAAAAAAACTATATTCGCCTTTTAAATAAAGGTAAATCAAATACCACTTCTGATATAAACCACACAAATCGAATTAGAGACTACATACCATAATAATATTCTCTATAGAAAGTTATTGAGAAATCAGACAATCCTTTTTAGCAAATTCTAAGAAGCTGACTTATCTCCTTTGACTTGAATTTTCCATGAGAAAGTGGCCTGAAAACTAACACAGATTTTAACTACAGGCATTAGCATAGCTTAGTTATCATGAttaaatgcaaaaagaaaCCGGATAATCTGTGAAAAGACGTTTTAAACGTATgcttttttacatttttcttttgtcgaaGTTCTGACTGACGTCTTCCCAAAAGTTAGGAGTGCTCCATTAAACGTTACTAACATAGTTATGGTATCACGTGAAAGATACTGTAATAATTTGCACAATTATCTATAAAGCTTATTTATCTCTAATACTAAAAAATGTTATCAAACACTTTAAAACCTGGGCTGAAGCGCGCCTCGTTGGCCAAGATCAGAACTGCAGAGAAGCGATTGTTTGAATAAAGATTTCCGAAAACAATacaaacgtaaaaaaatatatatattggACCACTATCCGATCGTGAGTCTCGCTGTACAGAAAGTACCTTTTTGTCTTCCAAAGTTCCAAGTTTTCCAACTGTTTTATACTTTTTTGTCGAAGTTCAGCAATGCAAAGAATTAAGCTGGCAACGCAGTACTGACGGCATCCATGTCCAACTGCTTGTCATATATAAACAGCTGATCGGATCCAAGATAGCGAAAGTTGTTGTTTTGAGTTTTTGACGGATTgttttgaaacgtttcttCGAAAAGGAAATAAACGCTGTGACGGAAAGCCTACTTCTACTTATATTACAAGGTTTCTATCTTTTGTGGATAGGAAGTTTGTTAATCTAGTACCGTCATTGCATTGGTGTTTCAATCTCCGTTTCAGATGGACCGTGTACGAAATGATGCGACTGCTAGTAGGCCATCTGTTTTTCCAAGAAGACCGTGGATGATGAGTCTTGGAGCAGCCGCGGCTGGTGGCGAAGGAAATAAAGGATTAAAAGGCATTGTTGCAGGTAAAATCCAAATCTTGCAtgaattttaagcaaaaaacaaTTCAACAAGTGGTAGTAGCCCATATATGGAAGTTTCGTAGTGTTATTAGGATTGAATTTACCTGATACAACTATTCTTTAATTTAATATGGATCTACATGCATTCATATTTTGGCATCAAGCCAAGTACTTCAATGCTTTACAACAATTGAAATAGGCAGTCTGTCAATCTTTTTATGCCTCCTTCTCTAACTATGACTTATCAACTAATATtgttaaattcaaaatttccCTTAGGTGGTATAACTGGTGGGATTGAAATTTGCATTACATTTCCAACTGAGTTTGTCAAAACTCAACTGCAGTTAGACGAGAAGGGTGGAAAGCGGCAGTATGATGGAATTGTCGATTGTGTGAAAAAAACGGTACGGGGGCATGGCGTTTTCGGTCTTTATCGTGGCCTATCAGTTCTGCTTTATGGCTCCATCCCAAAGTCTGCCGTTAGGTAGAAGAAAAAGCGTTCTATTTCTTGAATTCTTTTATCACAATAAATTATTGGTTTAGATTTGGAGCTTTcgaagaatttaaaaaacgcaGTGTCGATGCCAAAGGAAACTTGACAGCTGGTCAGCGTCTTCTGTGTGGTTTAGGCGCTGGTGTAGCAGAAGCTATTTTCGCTGTAACGCCCATGGAGACCGTAAAGGTCAAATTCATCAACGATCAACGATCTGCCAAACCCCAGTTCAAAGGTTTCTTTCATGGCGTACGAACCATCATCAAGAATGAAGGTAAATAGTAGTTGCATAAACCTAGACAAAGATTCACAAAGAGTCTTATCTCCATTGATATGCGATACAAGGAATTCGAGGGACTTACCAAGGTCTGACTGCCACCATCATGAAGCAAGGTTCTAATCAAGCAATCCGCTTCTACGTGATGGAGACGTGTAAAGACTGGTATCGCGGAGGAGATTCGAA belongs to Daphnia magna isolate NIES linkage group LG1, ASM2063170v1.1, whole genome shotgun sequence and includes:
- the LOC116920041 gene encoding putative tricarboxylate transport protein, mitochondrial; translation: MDRVRNDATASRPSVFPRRPWMMSLGAAAAGGEGNKGLKGIVAGGITGGIEICITFPTEFVKTQLQLDEKGGKRQYDGIVDCVKKTVRGHGVFGLYRGLSVLLYGSIPKSAVRFGAFEEFKKRSVDAKGNLTAGQRLLCGLGAGVAEAIFAVTPMETVKVKFINDQRSAKPQFKGFFHGVRTIIKNEGIRGTYQGLTATIMKQGSNQAIRFYVMETCKDWYRGGDSKKSVPKLVVGAFGAVAGAASVFGNTPIDVVKTRMQGLEASKYKNTMDCFTQIWKNEGPRAFYKGTIPRMSRVCLDVAITFMIYDSFMELFSKVWK
- the LOC116920377 gene encoding sodium/calcium exchanger regulatory protein 1, which translates into the protein MASFLNKKYKLVSSDKFDEYMQELKIGFVMRKLGNSATPVVELTCEGDVYTFTTTTMLKTTTIKFKLGEEFEEERGDGAKVKSIITLDGNKMTHVMKGEPESTITREFNGDELKAVLTVNDVVCTRIYKAE
- the LOC116918792 gene encoding NADPH--cytochrome P450 reductase isoform X2 gives rise to the protein MDEVAAATGDAAAMAAASAPMFGVLDIVLLAGMAGFGIYWVYFRNSSKPQSPPTKGYTMQPTLVAPKANDSSFIAKMKASGKNIVVFYGSQTGTAEEFALRLVKEAARYGMKALYPADPEECEMEELSKLSEINNSLVIFCMATYGEGDPTDNASAFYEWLKSEEPDLTGVNYAVFGLGNKTYEHFNSMGKFFDKRLEELGATRVVEAGVGDDDGNMEEDFLTWKDTLWPAVLDFFGLEMNLQEISMRQYRLEIPDVPSEKLFTGEIARLRSYQTQRPPFDAKNPFLAQVTAWRELHKGGDRSCMHIELDISNSKLRYDSGDHVAVYPVNDPALVNRFGELLSVDLDTQISLVNIDDQSTKKHPFPCPCTYRTALSHYLDITSNPRTHVLKELAEHTTNFEEKQKLLMMASSSLEGKELYQQWVLQDNRSLLHILEDLPSCKPSLDLVCELLTRLQSRYYSISSSSKLHPETVHITAVLLKYATPTGRINKGVATTWLASKKPQPDQPPHQVPIFIRKSQFRLPARHQTPIIMVGPGTGVAPFRGFVQERLKVKREGKPVGDTVLFFGCRKKTEDFLYEEEFDESIQEGLLTLHTAFSREQPEKKVYVTHLLKEQGEYIWRIISEESGHIYVCGDARNMARDVHDIIVDICSKFGKLSSSEAHAFVKKLETQRRYSADVWS
- the LOC116918792 gene encoding NADPH--cytochrome P450 reductase isoform X1, which codes for MDQTIMDEVAAATGDAAAMAAASAPMFGVLDIVLLAGMAGFGIYWVYFRNSSKPQSPPTKGYTMQPTLVAPKANDSSFIAKMKASGKNIVVFYGSQTGTAEEFALRLVKEAARYGMKALYPADPEECEMEELSKLSEINNSLVIFCMATYGEGDPTDNASAFYEWLKSEEPDLTGVNYAVFGLGNKTYEHFNSMGKFFDKRLEELGATRVVEAGVGDDDGNMEEDFLTWKDTLWPAVLDFFGLEMNLQEISMRQYRLEIPDVPSEKLFTGEIARLRSYQTQRPPFDAKNPFLAQVTAWRELHKGGDRSCMHIELDISNSKLRYDSGDHVAVYPVNDPALVNRFGELLSVDLDTQISLVNIDDQSTKKHPFPCPCTYRTALSHYLDITSNPRTHVLKELAEHTTNFEEKQKLLMMASSSLEGKELYQQWVLQDNRSLLHILEDLPSCKPSLDLVCELLTRLQSRYYSISSSSKLHPETVHITAVLLKYATPTGRINKGVATTWLASKKPQPDQPPHQVPIFIRKSQFRLPARHQTPIIMVGPGTGVAPFRGFVQERLKVKREGKPVGDTVLFFGCRKKTEDFLYEEEFDESIQEGLLTLHTAFSREQPEKKVYVTHLLKEQGEYIWRIISEESGHIYVCGDARNMARDVHDIIVDICSKFGKLSSSEAHAFVKKLETQRRYSADVWS